Below is a window of Chaetodon trifascialis isolate fChaTrf1 chromosome 17, fChaTrf1.hap1, whole genome shotgun sequence DNA.
GTTACTTGCTGGTTTGTCCTACATATTACCTCAGGTAAAACCACAacttacagttttgttttgtttggtttttacaTAAGGATTTGAACAATGGGATAATATTTTTTACCTTAACACGAGCCATTgtagcctttttttttgtgagtgtgaccctgtgttgtttttattattgttactgCAGCAGAACCAGTTTCCTGAGCGTATATGATTTCAGGTGTTATCTTCAGGTTTACCTTGTCCAGGTATCCCTCCCACAGCTTGAGCTCAGCAATCAGAGCCTCTTGATTCCTCTTCTGAGCAGACTCatgcctctcttcctctgggATCAACCATTGGTAATACATATAATCCActgaaaaatatcaaaacaagcTTTCAGTGGTGACTCGAAGGTATGGGAGCTATAAGAGATAATAAATTTTAACTAAACATTAATTCACTCCCACATTAGTCGGCCAGttgctttcatttcctgagCAGTTGAGGGTGGGCTCAGTCGTTGAAGTATTATGTAACATCAGTGAAAACAGTACAAGTGGCTCAAataatgtttgaaaatgttagCAAGCATTGTGATCACTTTGGGAAATGTATTTCTAATAAtgcatgatttgatttgaattaaCTCAGGGTGCAGGTCTCTTCTTTTCGCACCCTGAAGGACTCTTTTAACATCACAACCTGTTGTAAGGGGTGCACTGCATAGACTTAATGCATGGCGCCATGGCTTCATTATGTGACTGCAGAGCTCATCAGTGCATGGGTTGTGCTTTGAAAAGCTCGGGTGTGTGATGCTCCCAAGAGTAATGTATTTCAAAATCCCAAAAGGCCTAAATGGCAACAGCATCAGCTCGATCATAAAGCTTTGTGAGAAAAACTTCTGTAGCCTGGTGAGGCTTTTATAACTAAATCCAAATGGCTCAAATGTAATGATTATTTATTATGATTTATCAGGATTTATAGGGCCAACAAACACAGTTGTATTGCAAAACAGAGGTGAAACACCTCAGCTTTGCATGTCTTGGTTAACATACACATTTTCTGGGTGAGCGCAAAACCCTCAAAAAGGCGCTGGTACATCAGTGCTTGCTCAACAGCGCCGTCAGGGATCAGCTTGTTTCCCTGGGACTTGAACTGGCTCTgttaatggagacatgaaaagAGCAACTGTTATCAACAGCTGCATGGAGCTCTGGTtccctgtcctctgcagtgtgctgtgtctgtttggCATTGAGGCATTGTTCCACATTCAAGGAGCCCTACTAATTATTAACTCCTTGGTGAAATATGGCAGCACGAGGCCGAGTTCAGCAGCTTTGCAAAGTTCTCACCTCCAGGTAAAAGCAGATAGCGAGGGACTCATTCACGATCATGTCTCCATGTTTGAAGGTAGGCAGCTTTAAGAAAGATAGAGTGGAATAAAAACTTAGTATCACAATGAATAgaaatgtgtgcatgtcatGAAAAAGCAGGCTGACACTGTAAAAGGACTTGAATTATTTCCAGATTCTCTCACCTGTCCCCTGGGATTTATGTCCATGACTTCCTTCGACTTGTGCTCATTTTTCTCAAAGGAGAGCAGTTTCTGGTTGTAGCCCTTCAGGTTCTTCTCCTCCAGAGCGATCATCACCCTCCAGCAGAAAGGAGAGCCGGCGCACCACAGCAGAGTCATGTTTTTGGCCATGGTTTCAGAGTGAACTGCTGCAcctgactgcagctgaagatgGAAGGAGTAAAAGTGAAACTGGAAGCTGTCAGATGCCTGTTTTTTCTAACAAGCTCTGACCAACTCTGACCACAACCTGATTGGTGGAAAGAAGTCCCTCCCATTTTTATCTTCTCACCCAAGATTGTGACTCCACACAGTTGAGATGCTTCACACCCTATCCGAGCATGCCCCCATCCATCCACACCCATCTGCTTCAATTCACTCAGGACAGCATGATGTCATGTTCAAAGTCTGCGTCTTTATTATTTCTGCATGATTCCACCTCTAGCTGCTTATGTTCACAGGCATTAGACCAAGAGAGATGTGAAGAGGAGTGACTTCTCTTGCTTTGCCTTCATACTCTCTGATCTAACATGATATGGATGGAGGGTAACAGGAACTTACGATAGAAATaactgaaatcttcacagtgaAAGTGACTTTAATGAGTGTAATAGTTGTTGGGATGTTTGCAGTTATTTATGATGTGCCCTAACATTACTGTAGCATTCCAACAAACATTACTTACATAATATGTTCCTGTGGAAAGCTATGCCATCATTATCTTAGTTTGCTGGTTTTATCTTAAAGTACTCCTGCAAGGATTTGCTGTTGTATGTTTTCATTGAaacccctgcacacacagaggagactgaTTCTGGCACACTTATTCAAATGAGTACAGTGTACAGAATTTACACACTACCTATTGACCTAAATTTGTTCACCTATTCAATCACATCAAATGTAGCACATTTGGGAGGAAACTGTCCAATCTCGCAACACTGAATGATTAAGATACCATCATCAGACCTCCAAGTCCAGAGAATAACTTAATTTTTAAACTGTCTCATCCCACACTGCCGTACTGTATTATCTTAAAGCAACTGATAGCCTTCAGCAATGTCGTCTCTCTGATAAAGCAAAGCACAGTTGTATCTCTTGTCATTGCGACTGTTCCTTTGCACAACAGACAGGACAACACATTGTACCTCAAAACATGCACAACAGCCTGCAAGATGTTGCTACAACCTTTTGCTGCCAGTGTTTGATAATACACTTACACACCCAGCTGTGAAGTCCGAATAATGGGCTGTCCAGAGGGACTGGTCTTGAGGTAGCAGTAGAATTGCTtggtggagagagaggtgggtgACATCAACAAGGCAGGTAGGCGATGGTTTTCATGCAGTGGCATGCTAAgtaatgatgattattattatatattagaATCATTCTCATTGTAAATTAGCCATTGAGCAAAATATCTGACATTTGATGTGTACAGtgacaaaattatttttttgtggATTAAAATCAAGTGATGAAGTTTAGTCACAACCTTATAAAAGTGTTGGATTTATAGATGTGCAATGTCAGACTGTATATATTACTGTATATGATGTACATTATCTTTATGGTCATATGAATGatgacaaatgaatgaatgaatgaatgaatgaatgaatgaatgaatgaatgaatgaatgaatgaatgaatgaatgaaaatctaGGTTATCAGAGAGCAAAAGGTAAAGGTAAAGAATACATGACATTTCTTTTGTTACCTCTTAGAAAATTAGCATTTCAGTCAATTAGCATGTCAAGAGAGCTTCAGGCTTGTATG
It encodes the following:
- the LOC139345402 gene encoding glutathione S-transferase A-like; the encoded protein is MAKNMTLLWCAGSPFCWRVMIALEEKNLKGYNQKLLSFEKNEHKSKEVMDINPRGQLPTFKHGDMIVNESLAICFYLESQFKSQGNKLIPDGAVEQALMYQRLFEGFALTQKMLDYMYYQWLIPEEERHESAQKRNQEALIAELKLWEGYLDKAHCCMAGKTFTLADATVFPSVAILFQYGLGEERYPKLAAYYNCLRDRPSIKATWPLIWQGLTTEDMLKDF